The following are from one region of the Lodderomyces elongisporus chromosome 7, complete sequence genome:
- the UFE1 gene encoding syntaxin ufe1 codes for MTDLTPQFNQCVDIVTSEFHARPKQQHRSDEAQYKLKDTFYKESFEFYQVLVNLNAFISSIKTDYLAISESKASSMTKDKIDEDFNVKIQQCFKKLALLETYETKRQEMVSQNLPKRWFSFGFGDDGEDAASEQVLYFDTIAKHRMQILRFLMESLNYVSKKFETMQRKRASRERQLNSLEFQNIDDDDDDDYADNNVDDLNLNESEIFTNLEKIQQNVEVEQDQEDENVPPTLSQQQLQELEVENKELLNMKNTQLKQVDKIQHSILDIINIQNELSFKLQEQGDSINNLIDAHSEVEMEVTAGNKTLNKATKKNKRGANYLVVICIALGCLLVIIDFLKFI; via the coding sequence atgACTGATCTTACTCCACAATTCAATCAATGTGTTGACATTGTAACGTCAGAATTTCATGCCCGACCCAAGCAACAACACCGCCTGGACGAAGCGCAATACAAATTAAAGGACACGTTCTATAAAGAATCTTTTGAGTTTTACCAAGTATTAGTAAACCTCAATGCGTTTATATCCAGCATCAAGACAGACTATCTTGCCATCTCAGAGTCTAAAGCAAGCTCAATGACAAAGGATAAGATTGATGAAGACTTTAATGTCAAGATCCAACAATGTTTCAAGAAATTAGCATTGCTTGAAACCTATGAGACAAAACGTCAAGAAATGGTACTGCAGAATTTACCCAAACGATGGTTCTCTTTTGGCTTTGGAGATGATGGTGAGGATGCTGCCTCTGAACAAGTCTTGTATTTTGATACTATAGCCAAGCATAGAATGCAGATTTTGCGGTTTCTAATGGAGAGTTTGAATTATGTGAGTAAGAAATTTGAAACCATGCAACGGAAGCGAGCATCTAGAGAAAgacaactcaacctgttggaatttcaaaatattgatgatgatgatgatgacgactACGCTGACAataatgttgatgatttgaatttgaatgaaAGCGAGATATTTACAAATTTAGAAAAGATTCAACAAAATGTGGAAGTGGAACAAGACCAGGAGGATGAAAATGTGCCGCCAACGTTGAGTCAACAGCAGTTACAAGAATTAGAAGTAGAGAACAAAGAATTGTTGAATATGAAAAATACTCAGTTGAAACAAGTCGACAAGATACAACACTCAATTTTGGATATCATTAACATTCAGAATGAGTTGAGCTTTAAATTACAAGAGCAAGGAGATCTGATTAACAATCTCATTGATGCTCATTCGGAAGTGGAGATGGAAGTTACGGcaggaaacaaaacattgaACAAAGCaacgaagaagaacaaaagaggTGCAAACTACCTTGTTGTCATATGTATAGCTTTAGGCTGTCTTTTGGTCATTATagattttttgaaatttatataa
- the SHM1 gene encoding glycine hydroxymethyltransferase shm1, which yields MLSRSFKSARTVRALMSSTASVRSLSFLSKPVSEVDPEMASILEQERTRQRQCISLIPSENYTSKSVMELLGSEMQNKYSEGYPGERYYGGNKIIDKSESLCQQRALEAFGLNPEEWGVNVQALSGAPANLYTYSAILEVGDRIMGLDLPHGGHLSHGYQTNTAKISFISKYFQTMPYRLDESTGLIDYDTLEKNAQLFRPKVIVAGASAYSRVIDYKRMKQIADKVGAYLMSDMAHISGLVSAGVTESPFPYSDIVTTTTHKSLRGPRGAMIFFRKGIRKVTKKGKEIPYELERKINFSVFPGHQGGPHNHTISALAVALKQCAEPDYKKYQQAVVDNAKHFANELQSKGFDLVSGGTDTHLILVDLSSKKIDGARVEAVLERANIAANKNTIPGDTSALFPSGLRVGTPAMTTRGFGFDEFTKVAELMDEAVAIAIELKAKEQGKVPKELLASFKKLADESDKVKELGQRVAEWTTTYPVPGDL from the coding sequence atgTTATCAAGATCATTCAAATCAGCAAGAACAGTAAGGGCATTGATGTCCTCTACTGCTTCTGTGCGTTCATTATCGTTCCTTTCGAAACCTGTTAGCGAAGTAGACCCAGAGATGGCTAGCATTTtagaacaagaaagaacTAGACAACGTCAATGTATCAGTTTGATTCCCTCGGAAAACTATACTTCCAAGTCAGTAATGGAGTTGCTTGGATCGGAGATGCAAAACAAGTATAGTGAGGGGTATCCAGGTGAGCGTTACTATGGAGGTAACAAGATTATCGATAAATCTGAGTCGCTTTGTCAACAACGTGCATTGGAAGCTTTTGGATTGAACCCTGAAGAGTGGGGAGTTAATGTGCAAGCATTATCCGGTGCACCAGCAAATCTTTACACATATTCGGCAATCTTGGAAGTTGGTGACAGAATCATGGGATTGGACTTGCCTCATGGTGGACATTTGTCTCATGGTTACCAAACCAATACTGCAAAgatttcatttatttcaaaGTATTTCCAAACCATGCCATACAGATTGGATGAGCTGACTGGATTAATTGATTATGACACATTGGAAAAGAATGCTCAATTGTTTAGACCAAAAGttattgttgctggtgCATCCGCATACTCAAGAGTGATTGACTACAAAAGAATGAAACAAATTGCCGACAAGGTTGGTGCTTACTTGATGTCTGATATGGCGCACATTTCTGGATTGGTTTCTGCAGGAGTTACTGAGTCCCCATTCCCATACTCCGATATTgttaccaccaccacacaCAAATCATTAAGGGGACCAAGAGGTGCCATGATCTTTTTCAGAAAAGGTATTAGAAAAGTTACCAAAAAGGGTAAAGAAATCCCATATGAgttggaaagaaagattaACTTTTCAGTTTTCCCTGGTCATCAAGGTGGTCCACACAACCACACCATTTCCGCCTTGGCTGTTGCCTTGAAGCAATGTGCAGAGCCAGACTACAAAAAATACCAACAAGCTGTTGTTGACAATGCAAAGCATTTTGCCAATGAATTACAAAGCAAAGGCTTTGACTTGGTGTCAGGTGGTACAGATACCCATTTGATCTTGGTTGACTTGAGCTCGAAAAAGATTGATGGTGCACGTGTAGAAGCTGTTTTGGAAAGAGCCAATATTGCTGCAAATAAAAACACCATCCCTGGTGACACTAGTGCTCTCTTCCCCTCTGGTTTAAGAGTTGGAACACCCGCAATGACCACTAGAGGATTTGGTTTTGATGAATTTACCAAAGTTGCTGAGCTCATGGACGAAGCTgttgcaattgcaattgaaTTGAAGGCAAAGGAACAAGGTAAAGTGCCTAAAGAATTGTTGGCTTCATTCAAAAAATTGGCTGACGAAAGTGACAAAGTCAAGGAGCTTGGACAAAGAGTAGCTGAGTGGACAACAACATACCCAGTGCCAGGTgatttgtaa
- the SIN4 gene encoding mediator complex subunit: protein MFVINKYLGQGTTPLISWSKIGFIVYVPPTRTAQHNLLLTFLENVDGKTWRLAKPQPIDIKCDNKYLPEISLVSWSTLSTDLAVSDVYGNFYILLAGVGLLESKDPSPSYELTSYNHMEMIYRDVINQDMSSPVNPEASIVAFKWLNIEKPQILNKPAALVAPQDHQSASSSSAAAAAAGSSATTNNSTSSSMYAYGVNQYAPHGLSHPIATKQACVALRRSGAFMLYYQGEHKVEYHKTMVNLNGSQPLQSQSQSSPSMLHAHIPMMIDKAAIGFTNDKEIIISAWDSLTNTIFTYLVTIDWGFLTESAKRQKTDPHFHTPKESQKPPTMHLKLIHQMTPEQGLTSIDIISANPEKSSQASILWTYGTTVYRYQITDTANLIHEAFVELGRRQGVTGELRSVKTIDLVDKITRSDPIQSIASGPSDMYAVIYYRNGKIEILDAVEWEPVGSKEYPPTTISTMFDLGYGFPSVGKEEQDHTTKNQNQNQNQNQNQLMMAVSPNLTSIVYTEIYGADENSHLILKTAEKVRNVGVSPKELLITSAGFAYRHAYACYSNTCSDDLVLLIEAEIDRVKQTLSKQMPDKQENVNLIVKKFIETIISESHRSINFQLDAFSKESVDKLLSNPPLQKLLSLQHILGEAQGNTVMSDIAWLILNLRSTNFGIMFTLSSIYRQISKKKPSEDTMQDSITRGECILSLIGNIKWLIDLMAYFNQELMQLTYFKNDSRSELDLSNSIVLPVILSKVPRLFLMYAISSMGKTHEILKKLHKDLAESNKLFKPMKESLNRYFTIFNNAPLTLNLFENYLRECDALVTKEMATKGSLKIEQSLVFGIIPSEVQDLAKTLVERYSISIARESKVPDLFFYDTEWLNLGNESKNKNINNQSGNNIVYNNGVDALRKVNIFDKVRRCTRCRSVSLVTDPLVFEAPSTIGLWTMVFQRTCICGNAWVNEV, encoded by the exons atgttt GTGATTAACAAGTACTTAGGACAAGGTACAACACCGCTTATTTCGTGGTCAAAAATTGGATTCATCGTTTATGTTCCACCAACGAGAACAGCACAGCATAATTTGCTTTTGACATTCCTTGAGAATGTCGATGGGAAAACATGGAGGTTGGCTAAACCTCAACCAATTGACATTAAATGCGACAACAAGTATCTACCCGAAATATCACTAGTCTCGTGGAGTACATTGAGCACCGACTTAGCTGTATCTGATGTCTATGGTAATTTTTACATACTCTTAGCGGGAGTGGGACTACTAGAATCAAAAGATCCATCACCAAGTTACGAACTCACGTCTTACAATCATATGGAAATGATTTATAGGGACGTCATTAATCAGGATATGAGTTCTCCGGTCAATCCCGAGGCTTCGATAGTAGCATTCAAATGGttgaatattgaaaaaccACAAATATTGAATAAACCGGCAGCATTGGTTGCACCTCAGGACCACCAACtggcttcttcttcttctgctgctgctgctgctgctggttCAAGTGCAACTACAAATAATTCTACATCTTCATCTATGTATGCATATGGAGTGAATCAGTATGCACCGCACGGTCTTTCACACCCAATTGCTACGAAACAAGCATGTGTCGCATTAAGAAGGAGCGGTGCATTTATGCTCTATTACCAAGGTGAGCATAAAGTAGAGTATCATAAAACAATGGTAAATCTAAATGGCCTGCAGCCActacaactgcaactgcaactgctgCCTCTGATGTTACATGCCCATATACCGATGATGATTGACAAGGCCGCGATAGGATTCACAAATGACAAGGAAATCATCATAAGTGCGTGGGACTCATTGACCAATACAATTTTCACATACCTTGTTACTATTGACTGGGGATTCCTAACAGAATCTGCAAAGAGACAGAAAACGGACCCACATTTTCACACGCCAAAGGAAAGCCAGAAGCCACCTACAATGCATTTGAAATTAATTCATCAAATGACTCCCGAACAGGGACTTACATCGATTGATATTATTTCAGCAAACCCCGAAAAATCGTCTCAGGCTAGTATATTGTGGACTTACGGTACAACTGTTTATCGATACCAGATCACAGACACGGCGAATCTTATACACGAAGCATTTGTAGAACTAGGAAGGCGACAAGGTGTGACTGGTGAGCTTCGCTCTGTCAAAACCATTGACTTGGTGGATAAAATAACTCGACTGGATCCAATACAATCTATCGCTTCGGGCCCATCTGATATGTATGCAGTGATTTACTATCGAAATGGGAAAATCGAGATTCTTGATGCTGTAGAGTGGGAACCTGTTGGTAGCAAAGAGTACCCACCAACCACAATTTCAACGATGTTTGATTTAGGATACGGATTTCCTTCggttggaaaagaagaacaagaccATACGActaaaaaccaaaaccaaaatcaaaaccaaaaccaaaaccaactTATGATGGCTGTGTCGCCAAACTTGACGTCCATTGTTTATACAGAAATATATGGTGCAGATGAAAACTCGCATTTGATATTGAAAACAGCAGAAAAAGTACGCAATGTTGGTGTTTCGCCAAAAGAGTTGTTGATCACTTCTGCCGGTTTTGCTTACCGTCATGCATATGCATGCTATTCCAACACATGTTCGGATGATTTGGTCTTGTTAATTGAAGCAGAAATAGATCGTGTTAAGCAAACACTTTCTAAACAAATGCCGGATAAGCAAGAAAATGTCAATTTAATTgttaaaaaatttattgaAACTATCATCAGTGAATCACATCGGAGTATAAATTTTCAACTTGATGCATTTAGCAAAGAATCTGTTGATAAACTATTGTCCAATCCCCCTTTACAAAAGTTGCTTTCATTGCAGCATATTCTTGGTGAAGCTCAAGGAAACACTGTTATGTCAGATATTGCTTGGCTTATCTTGAATTTGCGAAGCACCAATTTTGGCATCATGTTTACCCTCTCGAGTATATATCGACAAAtctcaaagaaaaagcctAGTGAAGATACAATGCAGGATTCTATCACAAGGGGCGAATGTATATTATCATTGATTGGTAACATTAAATGGCTTATCGATCTTATGGCCTATTTCAATCAGGAACTCATGCAGCTCACTTATTTCAAGAATGATTCTCGAAGCGAGCTTGACTTGTCAAACTCAATAGTTTTACCTGTCATTTTGAGTAAAGTACCGCGATTATTCCTCATGTATGCTATATCTTCGATGGGCAAAACTCATGAGATTTTAAAGAAGTTGCACAAGGATCTTGCTGAGAGCAATAAACTATTCAAGCCCATGAAGGAATCGCTTAATCGATATTTCACAATCTTTAATAATGCGCCATTGACTTTAAACTTGTTTGAAAATTACTTGCGTGAATGTGATGCCTTGGTCACAAAGGAGATGGCGACTAAAGGCAGTCTCAAGATTGAACAAAGCTTGGTATTCGGAATTATTCCATCCGAAGTTCAAGATTTAGCAAAGACATTGGTCGAGAGATATTCTATTAGCATTGCAAGAGAGTCAAAGGTTCCtgacttgtttttttacgATACAGAATGGTTGAATTTGGGGAATGAgagcaagaacaagaacatcAATAACCAACTGGGTAATAATATAGTTTACAATAATGGGGTGGATGCATTGAGAAAAGTGAATATATTTGATAAAGTTCGAAGGTGTACTCGCTGTCGATCGGTGAGCTTGGTGACGGACCCTTTGGTGTTTGAGGCTCCAAGCACAATTGGATTGTGGACAATGGTGTTCCAAAGGACTTGTATTTGTGGAAATGCATGGGTTAATGAAGTATAG
- the CPRC2 gene encoding NADPH-dependent conjugated polyketone reductase C2 encodes MTYSQSHPVQLHPQFKTKSGQPLSMGTGTGTKWKKDQDKSDINEELVEQLLLSLKLGYRHIDTAEVYNTHKEVGEALKRTDIPREDLWITTKYNGGWGQHKGSESPEKSIESALKDLGVEYIDLFLIHSPFFSTDVSNGYTLEDVWKVLIEAKKQGKVREIGISNAAKVHLERLYKVSPSPEFYPVVNQIEFHAFLQNQSTDIVKYSQEQGILVEAFSPLAPLARVKDGALGGLLKELSSKYSKTDAQLLLRYVLQKGVLPITTSSKESRIKESLDLFDFELTAEEVQEIDKIGKENPYRAFFHEQFKDL; translated from the coding sequence atgaCTTATTCTCAATCACATCCAGTTCAATTGCACCCACAATTCAAGACTAAATCAGGTCAACCTCTTTCAATGGGTACCGGAACAGGTacaaaatggaaaaaggaCCAGGACAAGAGCGATATCAACGAGGAACTTGTTGAACAGCTTCTCTTATCATTGAAATTGGGCTATAGACACATTGACACTGCTGAAGTATACAACACCCACAAGGAAGTTGGCGAGGCCCTCAAGAGAACTGATATTCCAAGAGAAGACTTGTGGATTACCACAAAGTATAATGGTGGCTGGGGCCAACACAAAGGCAGCGAGTCTCCTGAGAAATCAATTGAGCTGGCATTGAAAGATTTAGGAGTAGAATATATCGACTTGTTTTTGATTCATTCACCATTCTTCAGTACTGATGTTTCTAATGGATATACTTTGGAAGATGTATGGAAAGTTCTTATTGAAGCCAAGAAACAGGGCAAAGTAAGGGAAATTGGTATCTCAAATGCAGCAAAAGTCCATTTGGAACGCTTGTACAAGGTATCGCCAAGCCCAGAGTTTTACCCCGTGGTCAACCAGATTGAATTCCACgcttttttgcaaaaccaGTCAACTGATATTGTCAAGTACTCTCAAGAACAGGGTATTTTAGTCGAAGCATTCTCTCCCTTGGCACCATTGGCTAGAGTCAAAGATGGCGCATTGGGTGGCTTATTAAAAGAACTTTCTAGCAAATATAGCAAGACTGATGCTCAATTATTGTTGAGGTatgttttgcaaaaggGAGTCTTACCCATAACTACCTCCTCCAAGGAAAGTAGAATTAAGGAGTCACTTGACTTGTTTGACTTTGAATTGACCGCGGAAGAAGTTCAGGAAATCGACAAAATTGGCAAAGAGAATCCATATAGAGCTTTTTTCCACGAACAGTTTAAAGATTTATAG
- the CPY1 gene encoding carboxypeptidase C (MEROPS:MER0002010), whose translation MKLSTLTTVALAASLGSTNALTINNPFKNIQQPLNFDFDYDRITEKLGGYLFSEEKTNEFFNKVSQVFNEPLDTLTQETKQIWKDMILNSKKFGDLKFSIPGKPNVVKQNFDFHVNDAKLPNHGLRVKSTPESLGVDSVKQYSGYLDVDDEDKHFFFWAFESRNDPKTDPVILWLNGGPGCSSATGLFFELGPSSIDKSLQPVYNPHSWNNNATVIFLDQPVNVGYSYSSSSVSNTVAAGKDVYAFLELFFKQFPEYAKLDFHIAGESYAGHYIPVFASEILSHPERSFNLTSVLIGNGLTDPLVQYEYYEPMACGQGGEPSVLDEEECQSMSDAIPRCLSLINSCYESESVWSCVPATIYCNNAEMGPYQRSGRNVYDIRTMCEGGTLCYNDLEYIDSFMNKPEVMKALGAEVSNFESCNFDVNRNFMFAGDWMKPYHKNVIDLLQQDLPVLIYAGDKDFICNWLGNEAWTNKLEWSGSKGFSKAPVRKWKVDGKHAGDVKNYENFTFLRVFGGGHMVPYDQPVSALDMVNRWVAGDYKF comes from the coding sequence ATGAAGTTATCTACACTTACAACAGTTGCATTGGCAGCTTCGTTAGGCTCTACCAATGCGTTGACAATTAACAACCCATTCAAGAATATCCAACAACCATTAAACTTTGATTTCGACTATGACAGAATCACCGAGAAATTGGGTGGATACTTGTTTAGTGAGGAGAAAACCAATGAATTCTTCAACAAGGTTTCCCAAGTATTCAATGAGCCCTTGGACACTCTTACCCAGGAGACCAAGCAAATTTGGAAGGATATGATTTTGAACTCCAAAAAGTTTGGTGACTTGAAATTTAGTATTCCAGGAAAACCAAATGTTGTTAAGCAAAACTTTGATTTCCATGTTAATGATGCCAAGTTGCCCAACCACGGCTTGAGAGTCAAGTCAACTCCCGAGTCGCTTGGTGTTGACTCTGTCAAGCAATACTCTGGATACTTGGATGTCGATGACGAAGATAAgcactttttcttttgggcTTTTGAAAGTAGAAACGACCCCAAAACAGACCCAGTTATTTTGTGGTTGAATGGTGGTCCAGGTTGCTCCTCTGCCACTggtcttttctttgaatTGGGTCCATCTTCAATTGATAAATCATTGCAGCCAGTGTACAACCCACACAGCTGGAACAATAACGCAACAGTTATCTTTTTGGACCAACCAGTCAATGTAGGCTACTCATACTCATCGAGCTCGGTCTCAAATACTGTTGCTGCCGGTAAGGATGTGTATGCATTTTTGGAGTTGTTCTTTAAGCAATTCCCAGAGTATGCCAAATTGGACTTTCATATTGCTGGTGAATCTTATGCTGGCCACTATATCCCTGTTTTTGCTAGTGAAATATTATCACACCCTGAACGTTCATTCAACTTGACCTCAGTATTGATTGGTAATGGTTTAACCGACCCATTGGTGCAATACGAGTACTATGAGCCAATGGCTTGTGGCCAAGGTGGCGAGCCAAGTGTCTTGGACGAAGAAGAGTGTCAATCAATGAGCGACGCAATCCCAAGATGTCTCTCTTTGATCAACTCGTGTTATGAGTCTGAGTCGGTTTGGTCGTGTGTCCCAGCAACCATCTACTGTAACAATGCAGAAATGGGTCCATACCAAAGATCAGGCAGAAATGTTTATGATATCAGAACCATGTGTGAAGGCGGTACTTTATGCTACAATGACTTGGAGTACATTGACTCCTTTATGAACAAGCCAGAGGTTATGAAAGCTTTGGGTGCTGAAGTATCCAATTTTGAGTCTTGTAACTTTGACGTTAACAGAAACTTTATGTTTGCTGGAGACTGGATGAAACCATACCACAAGAATGTTATTGACTTGTTGCAACAAGACTTGCCAGTCTTGATTTATGCAGGTGACAAGGACTTTATCTGTAATTGGTTAGGTAACGAGGCATGGACCAACAAATTAGAATGGTCTGGCTCCAAAGGATTCAGTAAGGCGCCAGTTAGAAAATGGAAAGTTGATGGCAAGCACGCCGGTGATGTTAAAAACTATGAGAACTTTACATTTTTGAGAGTCTTTGGCGGTGGCCATATGGTTCCATATGACCAACCTGTTAGTGCCTTGGATATGGTCAATAGATGGGTTGCTGGTGACTACAAGttttaa
- the MTR4 gene encoding ATP-dependent RNA helicase mtr4 yields MDDLFDVFDEAPQAVPKIEEIQENENKRSERKRPQKVVEKKESENESEQEEQEDDTMPKAKKAKKQPEIKPVVYDDLEIEASREVSASGGLQQTEEPNAKLKLKHQVRHQVAVPPDYPYIPISEHKRKHEAKTYPFTLDPFQDTAISCIDRSESVLVSAHTSAGKTVVAEYAIAQSLREKQRVIYTSPIKALSNQKYRELQAEFGDVGLMTGDVTINPDAGCLVMTTEILRSMLYRGSEVMREVAWVIFDEVHYMRDKSRGVVWEETMILLPDKVHYVFLSATIPNAMEFAEWIVKIHNQPCHVVYTDFRPTPLQHYLFPSGGDGIHLVVDEKGTFREENFQKAMTTIGDSQGDDPASTQSRGKKGQTFKGKKDGKTDLYKIVKMIYQKKYNPVIVFSFSKRDCESYALKMSKLDFNNDEERAALTKIYENAISILSESDRELPQIKNILPLLKRGIGIHHSGLLPILKEVIEILFQEGLLKVLFATETFSIGLNMPAKTVVFTSVRKWDGTAFRWVSGGEYIQMSGRAGRRGLDDRGIVIMMIDEKMEPQVAKGMVKGQADRLDSAFHLGYNMILNLLRVEGISPEFMMQNSFLQFQKSAKVPELEKKKAALEAEASGIQVDDEPKMKQYYELQRQIANYEEEIRKIVTEPENLLPYLQDGRLLKIDNEWCCVKSYKGSLKVAMADSSEKIVSLPFIQAVSSVRVKNANAIKAVVQKLGEVPLLIKDEKALEIQKKVEFLSSKLDKSVLESPNYLAYYKKRELLLQSEKVGAELQQSTFQYTEELRSRMSVLRRLGLVDDAVVGLKGRCALEISSGNELLLTELIFDGFFKDLNPIQVCALLSPFVFDEKSKELPRLNGVLKDKFGKIETAAESFAQIQKNVTDVKEVLSPALIEVTYNWANGSSFAQLCKLTPIFEGSLIRAFRRLEELIRQLVQSAKVIGDSELEEKFEESRKLISRDIVSAGSLYL; encoded by the coding sequence ATGGATGACTTATTTGACGTCTTTGACGAGGCACCACAAGCTGTGCCAAAAATTGAGGAGATTCAAGAGAATGAGAATAAACGTAGTGAACGAAAGAGACCTCAAAAGGTagtggaaaagaaggaactGGAGAATGAGAGcgaacaagaagaacaagaggaTGATACAATGCCAAAGGCAAAGAAAGCCAAGAAGCAACCTGAAATCAAACCCGTTGTTTATGATGACTTGGAAATTGAAGCTTCACGCGAGGTGAGTGCTTCCGGAGGATTACAGCAGACAGAAGAGCCAAATGCTAAACTCAAATTGAAGCATCAGGTTAGGCACCAAGTCGCCGTACCACCAGACTACCCATACATTCCAATCAGTGAGCACAAGAGGAAACACGAAGCCAAAACATACCCATTTACCTTGGATCCGTTCCAAGATACGGCAATCTCATGTATTGATAGAAGTGAGAGTGTGTTGGTATCTGCACATACATCTGCAGGTAAGACTGTTGTTGCAGAGTATGCTATTGCACAATCACTAAGAGAAAAGCAAAGGGTCATCTATACGTCTCCTATAAAGGCATTATCGAATCAAAAGTATAGAGAACTTCAAGCAGAGTTTGGAGATGTTGGGTTAATGACCGGTGATGTCACCATCAACCCCGACGCAGGATGTCTTGTGATGACCACTGAGATTTTACGAAGCATGCTTTATAGGGGTTCGGAAGTAATGAGAGAAGTTGCATGGGTTATATTCGATGAGGTGCATTATATGAGAGACAAGTCTAGAGGTGTTGTTTGGGAAGAGACTATGATCTTATTACCTGATAAGGTTCACTATGTCTTTCTTTCAGCTACGATCCCCAATGCGATGGAGTTTGCAGAGTGGATTGTTAAGATTCACAACCAGCCATGTCACGTTGTTTACACCGATTTTAGACCTACTCCTTTGCAACACTATTTGTTTCCATCAGGTGGTGATGGAATCCATTTGGTGGTGGATGAAAAGGGAACATTTAGAGAAGAAAATTTCCAAAAGGCAATGACCACCATTGGTGACAGTCAAGGAGATGATCCTGCCTCAACTCAAAGTCGAGGCAAAAAGGGACAAACTTTTAAGGGTAAAAAAGATGGCAAGACCGATTTGTATAAGATTGTTAAAATGATTTACCAAAAGAAGTATAATCCAGTTATTGTGTTTTCATTCTCCAAAAGAGATTGTGAATCTTATGCATTGAAAATGTCCAAGTTGGATTTCAATAATGACGAAGAGCGTGCTGCATTGACAAAGATTTACGAGAACGCCATAAGCATTCTTTCTGAGTCTGATAGAGAGCTTCCTCAGATCAAAAATATTCTTCCATTGTTGAAACGAGGCATTGGTATTCACCACTCTGGATTGCTTCCAATCCTTAAGGAAGTCATTGAGATTCTTTTCCAAGAAGGTCTTTTGAAAGTGCTTTTTGCTACCGAAACCTTTTCCATTGGTCTTAATATGCCAGCAAAAACAGTTGTTTTCACTTCAGTTAGAAAGTGGGATGGAACAGCATTCAGATGGGTTTCTGGAGGTGAATATATTCAAATGTCTGGTCGTGCTGGAAGAAGAGGTTTAGATGATAGAGGTATTGTGATTATGATGATTGACGAGAAGATGGAACCGCAAGTGGCTAAAGGAATGGTTAAGGGCCAAGCTGATAGGTTGGACTCTGCGTTCCATCTAGGTTACAATATGATATTGAATCTTTTGAGGGTTGAGGGTATATCTCCAGAATTTATGATGCAAAACTCTTTTCTCCAGTTTCAAAAATCAGCGAAAGTTCCCGAattggagaagaaaaaagccGCTTTGGAAGCAGAAGCAAGTGGTATTCAAGTAGACGATGAGccaaaaatgaaacaatACTATGAATTGCAGCGACAAATCGCAAATTATGAGGAGGAGATTAGAAAGATTGTTACCGAACCCGAAAACTTGCTTCCATATCTCCAAGATGGTAGACTCTTGAAAATTGATAATGAATGGTGTTGCGTTAAATCGTACAAAGGTTCATTAAAAGTTGCAATGGCCGATTCAAGCGAGAAAATAGTCCTGCTTCCATTTATTCAAGCGGTTAGTAGTGTTAGAGTTAAAAATGCAAACGCCATCAAGGCAGTGGTGCAAAAATTAGGTGAGGTGCCGTTGTTAATCAAGGATGAAAAGGCATTGgaaatacaaaagaagGTTGAGTTTTTGTCAAGCAAGTTAGATAAACTGGTATTGGAATCACCAAATTACCTTGCATACtataagaaaagagagcTTTTGTTGCAAAGTGAAAAAGTTGGTGCCGAATTACAACAGCTGACCTTTCAGTACACAGAAGAATTAAGGTCCCGAATGTCTGTTTTGCGCAGGCTTGGTTTAGTCGACgatgctgttgttggtcTCAAAGGAAGATGTGCCCTTGAGATTAGTAGTGGTAACGAGTTGCTTCTTACGGAATTGATCTTTGATGGTTTCTTTAAAGATTTAAACCCCATTCAGGTTTGTGCACTTCTTAGTCCCTTTgtatttgatgaaaaatCTAAAGAGCTTCCTAGACTAAATGGAGTTTTAAAAGACAAGTTTGGCAAGATTGAAACTGCTGCTGAATCCTTTGCTCagattcaaaaaaatgtcACAGATGTCAAAGAAGTCTTATCACCAGCCTTGATTGAGGTTACATACAATTGGGCGAATGGAAGTAGTTTCGCTCAGTTGTGTAAATTGACGCCTATTTTTGAAGGATCTTTGATCAGAGCGTTTAGAAGATTAGAGGAGTTGATTCGTCAATTGGTTCAATCAGCTAAAGTCATTGGTGATTCCGAATTAGAGGAGAAATTTGAAGAGCTGCGTAAATTGATCAGTAGAGATATTGTCTCAGCTGGTTCCTTGTATTTGTAA